The Sagittula sp. P11 genome window below encodes:
- a CDS encoding phosphoadenylyl-sulfate reductase yields the protein MLLLGENTPAGGTGTAARDELAEKRARVATLNARYRHHSATSVLEGALRDPEAGKIAMVSSFGAESVALLHLVAMVNRKTPVLFIDTRLLFAETLAYQQEVAERLHLQDVRVLRTDEAEIAKQDPYTALNLSDPDRCCALRKTLPLEQALDGFDGWITGRKRYQSSTRAALDFFELEESTGRIKVNPLAHWSSEDVRAYMDENRLPRHPLVAQGYPSIGCAPCTSKVAPGEDPRAGRWRGQNKDECGIHFGADGKAVRAG from the coding sequence ATGCTTCTCCTTGGTGAAAATACCCCCGCCGGAGGCACGGGCACGGCCGCGCGCGACGAGCTCGCGGAGAAACGCGCCCGCGTCGCCACGCTGAACGCGCGCTATCGCCACCACTCGGCGACCTCGGTGCTCGAAGGCGCGCTGCGGGACCCGGAGGCCGGGAAGATCGCCATGGTCTCCTCCTTCGGGGCCGAAAGCGTGGCGCTCCTGCACCTCGTGGCGATGGTCAACCGCAAGACGCCGGTGCTGTTCATCGACACCCGGCTCCTGTTCGCGGAAACGCTGGCCTACCAGCAGGAGGTGGCCGAGCGGCTGCACCTGCAGGACGTCCGCGTGCTGCGCACGGACGAGGCCGAGATCGCGAAACAGGACCCTTACACCGCGCTCAACCTCTCCGACCCGGACCGCTGCTGCGCCCTGCGCAAGACGCTGCCGCTGGAACAGGCGCTCGACGGCTTCGACGGCTGGATCACCGGGCGCAAGCGCTACCAGTCCTCGACCCGCGCCGCGCTCGACTTCTTCGAACTCGAGGAATCGACCGGCCGGATCAAGGTCAACCCGCTCGCCCACTGGAGCAGCGAGGACGTGCGCGCCTACATGGACGAGAACCGCCTGCCCCGGCATCCGCTGGTGGCGCAGGGCTACCCGTCCATCGGCTGCGCGCCCTGCACCTCCAAGGTCGCGCCCGGCGAGGACCCGCGCGCGGGCCGCTGGCGCGGTCAGAACAAGGACGAATGCGGCATCCACTTCGGCGCCGACGGCAAGGCCGTCAGGGCCGGATAG
- a CDS encoding molybdopterin-binding protein, translating to MRFGPLSLDEAEGAVLANSQPAGGRRLKKGTVLGAEDIAALKAEGFSEVLAARLDPDDMSEDAAAERLAQALVPDPKRAGLRLGRAATGRVNIHAEAPGVVEVLADRIHALNAVDPMITVATVPEWQRVGPRSMVATVKIISYAVPAAALEAACHAGQGALRLRRVVHDTAKLIQTAVTADESGDKGQAVTAERLDRLGVRLGEKQVVPHRIDALAEAIRATDAAAVLILTGSATSDARDVAPEALRAAGGEVTHFGMPVDPGNLLFYGRLGERPVIGLPGCARSPALNGADWVLERLLCGVELRPGDVARMGVGGLLKEIPVRGRLREA from the coding sequence ATGAGGTTCGGGCCGCTGTCGCTGGACGAGGCGGAGGGGGCGGTGCTTGCCAACTCCCAGCCTGCCGGGGGACGGCGGCTGAAGAAGGGCACCGTGCTGGGCGCAGAGGATATCGCGGCGCTGAAGGCCGAGGGGTTCTCGGAGGTGCTGGCGGCGCGGCTCGACCCGGACGACATGTCGGAGGACGCGGCGGCGGAGCGGCTGGCACAGGCGCTGGTGCCCGATCCGAAGCGCGCGGGCCTGCGGCTTGGCCGGGCGGCCACGGGCCGGGTGAACATCCACGCAGAGGCGCCGGGCGTCGTCGAGGTGCTGGCCGACCGCATCCACGCGCTGAACGCCGTCGATCCGATGATCACCGTGGCGACGGTGCCGGAGTGGCAGCGGGTCGGACCGCGGAGCATGGTGGCGACGGTCAAGATCATATCCTACGCGGTGCCCGCGGCGGCGCTGGAGGCCGCCTGCCACGCGGGCCAGGGCGCGCTGCGGCTGCGGCGGGTGGTGCATGACACCGCCAAGCTGATCCAGACCGCCGTGACTGCGGACGAGAGCGGCGACAAGGGGCAGGCTGTGACGGCAGAGCGGCTGGACCGGCTGGGCGTCCGGCTGGGCGAGAAGCAGGTGGTGCCGCACCGGATCGACGCCCTTGCAGAGGCGATCCGCGCCACGGATGCGGCGGCGGTGCTGATCCTGACCGGCTCTGCCACTTCCGACGCGCGGGACGTGGCACCGGAGGCGCTGCGCGCCGCCGGGGGCGAGGTCACGCATTTCGGGATGCCGGTCGATCCGGGGAACCTGCTGTTCTACGGGCGGCTTGGCGAACGGCCGGTGATCGGCCTGCCGGGCTGCGCCCGCTCGCCCGCGCTGAACGGCGCGGACTGGGTGCTGGAGCGGCTCCTGTGCGGTGTCGAACTGCGCCCCGGCGACGTGGCCCGGATGGGCGTCGGCGGCCTGCTGAAGGAGATCCCGGTGAGGGGCCGCCTTCGCGAGGCGTGA
- a CDS encoding BCCT family transporter, producing the protein MHALAEKLRLKTDPTIFFISAAFTLFFVLALVIFPDPIEEAFAAGRAWIVTNLGWFFILGVNVWLGFLIWVAASRHGHIRLGRKGSRPEYSNLSWFTMLFAGGIGTVLMFWGVAEPISHFATPPLPGVEPYSQDAAQDAISIAIYHLGLHTWAIFTLPGLAFAYFINRYELPVRVSSVFYPLLREGIHGPIGKAIDITAILGTLFGVAVSLGLGSSQIAAGLNALYGTGDGATVQVLILAVLTAVAVTSIVVGLDKGVKLLSNLNIGMAVALMFFVLAFGSTLFLLRGIVETAGLYLSNLPRLAFWNDMLADTNPDNGDWGWQGGWTVFYWAWTVTWSPFIGLFVARISRGRTIREFVFGVLMAPSLFTLIWFAIFGWQAMEFDGIGAAARASLGDQAGQISAAVADSVPLAMFAFLEHFPLTAFVQGFAVVIVAIFFATSSDSASLVVDMLCTGSPTPGPVHQRVFWGVAEGLVAAMLIILAGEAGLSALQQVITVVGLPIFILVSMMIPSLVRGLAQEDIDHITIGTRPALEDFHRDKAETPAE; encoded by the coding sequence TTGCATGCTTTGGCAGAGAAACTGCGACTGAAAACAGATCCTACGATTTTCTTCATTTCCGCCGCTTTCACACTTTTCTTCGTTCTGGCCCTGGTGATCTTTCCCGATCCCATCGAAGAGGCCTTCGCCGCGGGCCGCGCCTGGATCGTCACCAACCTCGGATGGTTCTTCATCCTCGGCGTCAACGTCTGGCTGGGCTTCCTGATCTGGGTCGCCGCCTCCCGCCATGGTCACATCCGCCTCGGCCGCAAGGGCTCCCGCCCCGAGTATTCCAACCTCAGCTGGTTCACGATGCTCTTTGCCGGAGGCATCGGCACGGTCCTGATGTTCTGGGGCGTGGCCGAACCGATATCGCATTTCGCCACTCCCCCCCTGCCGGGGGTCGAGCCCTACAGCCAGGACGCCGCGCAGGACGCCATCTCCATAGCGATCTACCACCTCGGCCTGCACACCTGGGCGATCTTCACCCTGCCCGGCCTCGCCTTCGCCTATTTCATCAACCGCTACGAGCTGCCCGTCCGCGTCAGCTCCGTCTTCTACCCGCTCCTGCGCGAGGGCATCCACGGCCCCATAGGCAAGGCCATCGACATCACCGCGATCCTCGGCACGCTCTTCGGCGTGGCGGTCTCGCTGGGTCTGGGCTCCAGCCAGATCGCCGCCGGTCTGAACGCGCTCTACGGCACCGGAGACGGCGCGACCGTGCAGGTGCTGATCCTCGCCGTGCTGACCGCCGTGGCCGTGACCTCCATCGTCGTGGGCCTCGACAAGGGGGTGAAACTCCTGTCGAACCTCAACATCGGCATGGCCGTGGCGCTGATGTTCTTCGTGCTGGCCTTCGGCTCCACGCTGTTCCTGCTGCGCGGCATCGTCGAGACGGCGGGCCTCTACCTCTCCAACCTGCCGCGCCTCGCCTTCTGGAACGACATGCTGGCCGACACCAACCCCGACAACGGGGACTGGGGCTGGCAGGGCGGCTGGACGGTGTTCTACTGGGCCTGGACCGTCACATGGTCGCCCTTCATCGGCCTCTTCGTGGCGCGCATCTCGCGCGGGCGGACGATCCGCGAGTTCGTCTTCGGCGTGCTCATGGCGCCCTCGCTCTTCACCCTGATCTGGTTCGCGATCTTCGGCTGGCAGGCGATGGAGTTCGACGGCATCGGCGCGGCAGCACGCGCGTCCCTGGGCGATCAGGCAGGCCAGATCTCTGCGGCGGTGGCCGACAGCGTGCCGCTCGCGATGTTCGCCTTCCTCGAACACTTCCCGCTGACCGCCTTCGTCCAGGGCTTTGCCGTGGTGATCGTGGCGATCTTCTTCGCCACCTCCTCGGACTCCGCCTCGCTGGTGGTGGACATGCTCTGCACCGGCTCGCCCACGCCCGGCCCCGTGCACCAGCGCGTGTTCTGGGGCGTGGCCGAAGGCCTCGTGGCCGCGATGCTCATCATTCTCGCGGGCGAAGCCGGGCTCTCGGCGCTGCAACAGGTGATCACCGTGGTCGGCCTGCCGATCTTCATACTGGTCAGCATGATGATCCCCTCGCTGGTGCGCGGCCTAGCGCAGGAGGACATCGACCACATCACCATCGGCACCCGCCCCGCGCTGGAGGACTTCCACCGCGACAAGGCCGAAACCCCGGCAGAGTAA
- a CDS encoding FAD-dependent monooxygenase: MGASGKRSVVVVGGGIGGLAAALCLAARGAEVTVLEQAEAIREVGAGIQVSPNGLRVLEALGLGAAFREISVRGQAVSLRDYREGREVTRLDLMRLGDAQSYRFVHRADLIELLARATRERGVAIRLLQKVRKVVPGPMARVVMCNGDEVTAPLVVAADGLHSVARPALNGAAEPFFTGQVAWRAVVPNVVDHPAEARVHMGPGRHMVSYPLRGGAMVNLVAVEERSGWVEEGWSHTDDPANLRRAFAGFGGMVPALLDGVATPGLWGLFRHPVARRWHAEGVALVGDAAHPTLPFLAQGANMALEDAWALAAAAVREGGPRLDLYQEWRRDRVSRVIAAANGNAWKYHLSNPLVRGVAHLGLGIAGRLAPARMLHQFDWLYGYDVTALS; this comes from the coding sequence GTGGGGGCTTCGGGCAAGCGGTCGGTGGTTGTGGTCGGCGGAGGCATCGGCGGTCTGGCCGCGGCGCTGTGTCTTGCGGCACGGGGCGCCGAGGTGACCGTGCTGGAGCAGGCAGAGGCGATCCGCGAGGTCGGCGCCGGTATCCAGGTCAGCCCCAACGGTCTGCGCGTGCTGGAGGCGCTGGGTCTGGGCGCGGCCTTCCGCGAGATCAGCGTGCGGGGGCAGGCGGTCAGCCTGCGCGACTATCGCGAGGGCCGCGAGGTCACGCGGCTGGACCTCATGCGGCTGGGCGATGCGCAGTCCTACCGTTTCGTGCACCGCGCCGACCTGATCGAACTGCTGGCGCGGGCCACGCGCGAACGGGGCGTGGCGATCCGGCTCTTGCAGAAGGTCCGGAAGGTGGTGCCCGGCCCGATGGCGCGCGTGGTGATGTGCAACGGCGACGAGGTGACGGCGCCGCTGGTGGTGGCGGCGGACGGGCTGCATTCGGTCGCGCGGCCGGCGCTCAACGGCGCGGCGGAGCCGTTCTTTACCGGGCAGGTGGCGTGGCGCGCTGTGGTGCCGAACGTGGTCGATCACCCGGCAGAGGCGCGGGTCCACATGGGACCGGGGCGGCACATGGTCAGCTATCCGCTGCGCGGCGGGGCGATGGTGAACCTCGTGGCGGTCGAGGAGCGCAGCGGCTGGGTCGAGGAGGGCTGGAGCCACACCGACGACCCCGCGAACCTGCGCCGGGCCTTTGCGGGCTTCGGGGGCATGGTGCCCGCGCTGCTGGATGGGGTCGCGACGCCCGGCCTCTGGGGGCTGTTCCGGCATCCGGTGGCGCGGCGCTGGCATGCGGAGGGCGTGGCGCTGGTGGGCGACGCGGCGCATCCGACGCTGCCGTTCCTTGCGCAGGGCGCGAACATGGCGCTGGAGGATGCCTGGGCGCTGGCCGCGGCGGCTGTGCGCGAGGGCGGGCCGCGGCTCGACCTTTACCAGGAGTGGCGGCGGGACCGGGTGAGCCGGGTGATCGCGGCGGCCAATGGCAACGCGTGGAAGTACCACCTGAGCAACCCGCTGGTGCGCGGCGTGGCGCATCTGGGCCTGGGGATCGCCGGTCGGCTGGCGCCCGCGCGGATGCTGCACCAGTTCGACTGGCTCTACGGTTACGACGTGACCGCGCTGTCCTGA
- a CDS encoding DUF2849 domain-containing protein — MPREFTPKVVTANALLSGEVVYLTANDDWSPRLSEAEVLTDEAHAQLRLVEASVRQSEIVGVYLADVAEGEDGPEPTHFREEFRRTGPSNYAHGKQADL; from the coding sequence ATGCCCCGCGAATTCACCCCCAAGGTCGTCACCGCCAATGCGCTGCTCTCGGGCGAGGTGGTCTACCTCACCGCCAACGACGACTGGTCGCCGCGCCTGTCCGAGGCGGAGGTCCTGACCGACGAGGCGCACGCCCAGCTCCGGCTGGTGGAGGCCTCCGTCCGCCAGTCCGAGATCGTCGGCGTCTACCTCGCCGACGTGGCCGAGGGCGAAGACGGCCCTGAGCCCACCCACTTCCGCGAGGAGTTCCGCCGCACCGGACCCTCCAACTACGCGCACGGCAAGCAGGCCGACCTCTGA
- a CDS encoding nitrite/sulfite reductase gives MYSYSDFDHAFVTERNRQFRQQVERRIDGSLTEDEFKPFRLMNGLYLQLHAYMLRVAIPYGTLSSRQMDRLADLAEQYDKGYGHFTTRQNIQYNWPELRDIPDMLDALAEVQMHAIQTSGNTIRNVTADHFAGAAADEVMDPRPVAELIRQWSTDHPEFQAMPRKFKIAVTGSANDRAVIKAHDIGLRLHEKDGVAGAEVVVGGGMGRTPMIGKTIAEHVPMADLLPYLEAIVSVWNLLGRRDNKYKSRIKITVHEHGIDDIRARVDEVYALIRPTFTGVDQALFETIKAQFAAPSFAKRPVSAFDDHYTKDPVFRAWADTNLHPHRAEGYAIAQISLKAHGETPGDATAEQMRVMADIARDFGHDELRISHEQNVVLPHVHKADLPAIHARLKAHGLATANIGLVSDIIACPGMDYCALATARSIPIAQQIATRFDELKLEHEIGELKIKISGCINACGHHHVGHIGILGLDRAGVENYQITLGGDHTETLALGERTGPGFSAEEIVPAIERLVGAYLEHREDRDETFLAAYRRLGMAPFKTALYGEQTTKRSKAA, from the coding sequence ATGTACAGCTATTCCGACTTCGACCACGCCTTCGTCACCGAGCGCAACCGCCAGTTCCGCCAGCAGGTCGAGCGCCGCATCGACGGCTCGCTGACCGAGGACGAGTTCAAGCCGTTCCGCCTGATGAACGGCCTCTACCTGCAACTGCACGCCTACATGCTGCGGGTGGCGATCCCCTACGGCACGCTCTCCAGCCGGCAGATGGACCGCCTCGCCGACCTGGCCGAGCAGTATGACAAGGGCTACGGCCACTTCACCACGCGCCAGAACATCCAGTACAACTGGCCGGAACTGCGCGACATTCCCGACATGCTCGACGCGCTGGCCGAGGTGCAGATGCACGCCATCCAGACCTCGGGCAACACCATCCGCAACGTGACCGCGGACCACTTCGCCGGCGCCGCTGCCGACGAGGTGATGGACCCGCGCCCGGTGGCCGAGCTGATCCGCCAGTGGTCCACCGACCACCCGGAATTCCAGGCCATGCCGCGCAAGTTCAAGATCGCCGTGACCGGCAGCGCGAACGACCGCGCCGTGATCAAGGCGCACGATATCGGGCTTCGGCTGCACGAAAAGGACGGCGTCGCGGGCGCAGAGGTCGTGGTGGGCGGCGGCATGGGCCGCACCCCGATGATCGGCAAGACCATCGCGGAACACGTGCCCATGGCCGATCTTCTGCCCTATCTGGAGGCCATTGTCTCCGTCTGGAACCTGCTGGGCCGCCGCGACAACAAGTACAAGTCGCGCATCAAGATCACCGTGCACGAACACGGCATCGACGACATCCGCGCCCGGGTTGATGAGGTCTATGCTCTCATCCGCCCGACCTTCACCGGCGTCGACCAGGCCCTTTTCGAGACGATAAAGGCCCAGTTTGCCGCGCCTTCGTTCGCGAAACGCCCGGTTTCGGCCTTCGACGACCACTACACGAAGGACCCGGTCTTCCGCGCCTGGGCCGACACCAACCTGCATCCGCACCGCGCCGAAGGCTATGCCATCGCGCAGATCAGCCTGAAGGCGCATGGCGAGACCCCCGGCGACGCCACGGCGGAACAGATGCGCGTCATGGCCGACATCGCCCGTGACTTCGGCCATGACGAGCTGCGCATCTCGCACGAGCAGAACGTCGTCCTGCCGCATGTCCACAAGGCCGACCTGCCCGCGATCCACGCGCGGTTGAAGGCGCACGGCCTCGCCACGGCGAACATCGGGCTGGTCTCCGACATCATCGCCTGCCCAGGCATGGACTACTGCGCGCTGGCCACCGCCCGCTCGATCCCCATCGCCCAGCAGATCGCGACCCGCTTCGACGAGCTGAAGCTGGAGCACGAGATCGGCGAGCTGAAGATCAAGATCTCCGGCTGCATCAACGCCTGCGGGCACCACCACGTGGGCCACATCGGCATTCTCGGGCTGGACCGCGCCGGGGTGGAGAACTATCAGATCACCCTGGGCGGCGATCATACGGAGACCCTGGCGCTCGGTGAACGCACCGGCCCCGGCTTCTCCGCCGAAGAGATCGTCCCGGCCATCGAACGCCTTGTCGGCGCCTATCTCGAACACCGCGAGGACAGGGATGAAACCTTCCTCGCCGCCTACCGCCGCCTCGGCATGGCGCCGTTCAAGACGGCGCTCTACGGCGAACAGACAACGAAACGGTCGAAAGCCGCATGA
- the infC gene encoding translation initiation factor IF-3, whose protein sequence is MARRPHNAPPTRDTGPRINDRIRAPEIRLIGAEGENVGVVTPQRAMEMAERAGLDLVEISPNATPPVCKIMDFGKFKYEQQKRESEARKKQKIIEVKEVKFRPGTDIHDYEVKMRNVVKFLEKGDKVKVTLRFRGREMAHQNLGRELLERVAEDVKEIGKVENMPKMEGRQMVMMIGPAPAK, encoded by the coding sequence ATAGCCCGTCGACCGCACAATGCGCCCCCTACGCGCGACACCGGACCTCGTATCAACGACCGCATCCGGGCCCCTGAAATCCGCCTCATCGGGGCGGAGGGCGAAAACGTCGGAGTCGTCACGCCGCAGCGCGCCATGGAAATGGCAGAGCGCGCCGGACTGGATCTTGTCGAGATCTCCCCGAACGCCACGCCGCCCGTCTGCAAGATCATGGACTTCGGCAAGTTCAAGTACGAACAGCAGAAGCGTGAATCCGAGGCGCGCAAGAAGCAGAAGATCATCGAGGTCAAGGAGGTCAAGTTCCGTCCCGGCACCGACATCCACGACTACGAAGTCAAGATGCGCAACGTCGTGAAATTCCTGGAAAAAGGCGACAAGGTGAAGGTCACCCTGCGCTTCCGTGGCCGCGAGATGGCTCACCAGAACCTTGGTCGGGAACTGCTGGAACGCGTGGCAGAGGACGTCAAGGAAATCGGCAAGGTCGAGAACATGCCGAAGATGGAAGGCCGCCAGATGGTCATGATGATCGGCCCCGCTCCGGCGAAATAA
- a CDS encoding ferredoxin--NADP reductase translates to MTEMTPVTEATAATAPAKKAVPDAQIVTEVRHWTDRLFSFRCTRPASLRFRSGEFVMIGLMQTDPKSGKEKPLLRAYSIASPSWDEELEFYSIKVPDGPLTSKLQHIKPGDEIILRPKPVGTLVHDALLPGKRLWFFATGTGFAPFASLLREPQTYEDYDEVIITHTCREAAELHYGAELIEGLKTDELLNEVIGEGFWKKIKYYPTTTREESPKMGRITDLMRSGEAFRDLGVEPINPETDRAMICGNLAFNLELKAMLEEYGLEEGANSDPKQYVVEKAFLD, encoded by the coding sequence ATGACCGAGATGACACCCGTGACCGAAGCAACAGCCGCCACCGCCCCCGCCAAGAAGGCCGTCCCCGACGCGCAGATCGTGACGGAGGTCCGGCACTGGACCGACCGGCTGTTCTCCTTCCGCTGCACGCGTCCGGCCTCCCTGCGCTTCCGCTCCGGCGAATTCGTGATGATCGGCCTGATGCAGACCGACCCGAAGTCCGGCAAGGAAAAGCCGCTGCTGCGCGCCTATTCCATCGCCTCGCCGTCCTGGGACGAAGAGCTGGAGTTCTACTCGATCAAGGTGCCCGACGGCCCGCTGACCTCGAAGCTCCAGCACATCAAGCCGGGCGACGAGATCATCCTGCGGCCCAAGCCCGTGGGCACGCTGGTGCATGACGCGCTCCTGCCCGGCAAGCGGCTGTGGTTCTTCGCCACCGGCACCGGCTTTGCGCCCTTCGCCTCGCTCCTGCGCGAACCGCAGACCTACGAGGATTACGACGAGGTCATCATCACCCACACCTGCCGCGAGGCCGCCGAACTGCACTACGGCGCCGAGCTGATCGAGGGACTGAAGACCGACGAACTCCTCAACGAGGTCATCGGCGAGGGTTTCTGGAAGAAAATCAAGTACTACCCGACCACCACCCGCGAAGAGTCGCCCAAGATGGGCCGGATCACCGACCTGATGCGCTCGGGCGAGGCCTTCCGCGACCTCGGGGTGGAACCGATCAACCCGGAAACCGACCGCGCGATGATCTGCGGCAACCTCGCCTTCAACCTCGAACTGAAGGCCATGCTTGAAGAATACGGCCTGGAAGAGGGCGCCAACTCCGATCCGAAGCAATACGTGGTCGAAAAGGCCTTCCTCGACTGA
- a CDS encoding XdhC family protein: MERIDGIPEQALAWHRAGKGAVLATVVETWGSAPRRVGSQLAISGEGLIEGSVSGGCVEGAVIVEALEALEDGDARELEFGVSDGDAFAVGLACGGTIRVLVEPVGKVMPEGLLTELCAARAAREPAAYVVDLETGRREVVREGYETRFRMDRSGFEEDGRTFVAIHNPPLRLIVVGAVHIAQALVPMARIAGYDPIIIDPRETFGSEARFPGERILNDWPDEAVEALGLDGRTALVLLTHDPKLDDPALEKALASKCFYIGALGSTRTHGKRITRLEAQGFSEDQIARIHGPIGLDIGAAGPAEIAVSVIAEMTRVLRKGA, encoded by the coding sequence ATGGAACGCATCGACGGAATTCCGGAGCAGGCGCTGGCGTGGCACCGCGCGGGCAAGGGCGCGGTCCTTGCCACGGTCGTGGAGACATGGGGCTCTGCCCCGCGGCGCGTGGGGTCGCAACTGGCGATCTCGGGCGAGGGGCTGATCGAGGGATCGGTCTCGGGCGGCTGCGTCGAGGGCGCGGTCATCGTGGAGGCTCTGGAGGCGCTTGAGGACGGCGACGCCCGCGAGCTGGAGTTCGGCGTCTCGGACGGCGACGCCTTTGCCGTGGGGCTGGCCTGCGGCGGCACGATCCGCGTGCTGGTCGAGCCGGTGGGCAAGGTCATGCCCGAAGGGCTGCTGACCGAGCTTTGCGCCGCGCGCGCGGCCCGCGAGCCGGCGGCCTACGTGGTCGACCTGGAAACCGGGCGGCGCGAGGTGGTGCGCGAGGGCTACGAGACGCGGTTCCGCATGGACCGCTCCGGCTTCGAGGAGGACGGCCGCACCTTCGTGGCGATCCACAACCCGCCCTTGCGGCTGATCGTGGTGGGCGCGGTGCATATCGCGCAGGCGCTGGTGCCGATGGCGCGGATCGCGGGCTACGATCCGATCATCATCGACCCGCGCGAGACCTTCGGGTCGGAGGCGCGCTTTCCCGGCGAACGCATCCTGAACGACTGGCCTGACGAGGCGGTGGAGGCGCTTGGCCTAGACGGGCGCACGGCGCTGGTGCTGCTGACCCACGATCCGAAGCTGGATGATCCGGCGCTGGAGAAGGCGCTGGCGTCGAAATGTTTCTACATCGGCGCGCTTGGGTCGACGCGGACCCACGGCAAGCGGATCACCCGGCTGGAGGCGCAGGGATTCTCGGAGGACCAGATCGCCCGCATCCACGGACCCATCGGTCTGGACATCGGCGCGGCGGGACCGGCGGAGATCGCCGTCTCGGTCATCGCCGAGATGACGCGGGTCCTGAGGAAGGGCGCATGA
- the dksA gene encoding RNA polymerase-binding protein DksA — translation MKPETFLPEDYRPAEDEPFMNERQTEYFRRKLLNWKAELLADSRDTIEALQEGTRNIPDVTDRASEETDRAIELRTRDRQRKLVNKIDAALRRIDEGEYGYCEVTGEPISLKRLDARPIATMSLEAQERHERREKVHRDD, via the coding sequence ATGAAACCTGAAACCTTTCTACCCGAGGACTATCGTCCCGCCGAAGATGAACCTTTCATGAACGAGCGGCAGACGGAGTACTTCCGCCGCAAGCTTCTGAACTGGAAAGCGGAGCTTCTTGCCGACAGCCGCGACACCATCGAGGCACTGCAGGAAGGGACGCGCAACATTCCCGATGTCACCGACCGCGCGAGCGAGGAAACCGACCGCGCGATCGAACTGCGGACCCGGGATCGTCAGCGCAAGCTGGTCAACAAGATCGACGCGGCACTGCGGCGGATCGACGAGGGCGAGTACGGCTACTGCGAAGTGACCGGCGAGCCGATCTCGCTCAAGCGGCTGGACGCGCGTCCGATCGCGACGATGAGCCTCGAGGCGCAGGAACGGCACGAGCGGCGCGAGAAGGTGCATCGCGACGACTGA
- a CDS encoding DUF934 domain-containing protein has protein sequence MTIIVRDDGFHADDQTDFLDLASDTDPATLDAATTQPIRIAFPSSADGRGFSLARLLRLKGYTGRLRAQGHVLADQYAMARRCGFDEVEIDDTLAARQPEDQWLFRADWTAHDYQSRLRGA, from the coding sequence ATGACGATCATCGTGCGCGACGACGGCTTCCACGCCGACGACCAGACCGACTTCCTCGACCTCGCCTCCGACACCGATCCGGCGACGCTCGATGCGGCGACCACGCAGCCCATCCGCATCGCCTTCCCCTCCAGCGCCGACGGCCGGGGGTTCTCGCTCGCCCGTCTGCTGCGCCTCAAGGGTTACACCGGCAGGCTCCGCGCGCAGGGGCACGTGCTGGCCGACCAGTACGCCATGGCCCGCCGCTGCGGCTTCGACGAGGTGGAGATCGACGACACCCTCGCCGCCCGCCAGCCGGAGGACCAGTGGCTGTTCCGCGCCGACTGGACCGCGCACGACTACCAGTCCCGGCTGCGCGGCGCCTGA
- a CDS encoding MoxR family ATPase, with the protein MRFDGTDAYVATDDLTMAVNAAITLERPLLVKGEPGTGKTELARKVAEALNLPMIEWNIKSTTRAQQGLYEYDAVSRLRDSQLGDERVHDVANYIKKGKLWEAFSAKEKTVLLIDEIDKADIEFPNDLLQELDRMEFHVYETGETIRAETRPIVIITSNNEKELPDAFLRRCFFHYIRFPDPETLRAIVRVHFPDIKDQLLTVALTQFFELRDQPGLKKKPSTSEVLDWLKLLLAEDLSPEDLKRDSASALPKLHGALLKNEQDVHLFERLAFMARRDR; encoded by the coding sequence ATGCGCTTTGACGGCACCGACGCCTACGTCGCCACAGACGACCTCACCATGGCCGTGAACGCTGCCATCACCCTCGAACGTCCGCTTCTGGTGAAGGGCGAGCCGGGCACCGGCAAGACCGAGCTGGCCCGCAAGGTGGCCGAGGCGCTGAACCTCCCGATGATCGAGTGGAACATCAAGTCCACCACCCGCGCCCAGCAGGGGCTTTACGAATACGACGCCGTAAGCCGCCTGCGCGACAGCCAGCTCGGCGACGAGCGGGTGCACGACGTGGCCAACTACATCAAGAAAGGCAAGCTCTGGGAGGCCTTCTCTGCCAAGGAAAAAACCGTCCTGCTGATCGACGAAATCGACAAGGCCGACATCGAGTTCCCCAACGACCTGCTGCAGGAACTCGACCGGATGGAATTCCACGTCTACGAGACCGGAGAGACGATCCGCGCCGAAACCCGGCCCATCGTCATCATCACCTCGAACAACGAGAAGGAGCTGCCCGACGCCTTCCTGCGCCGCTGCTTCTTCCACTACATCCGCTTCCCCGATCCCGAGACCCTGCGCGCCATCGTCCGCGTGCACTTCCCCGACATCAAGGACCAACTCCTGACCGTGGCGCTGACGCAGTTCTTCGAACTCCGCGACCAGCCCGGCCTGAAAAAGAAGCCCTCCACCTCCGAGGTGCTCGACTGGCTGAAACTGCTCCTGGCCGAAGACCTCTCCCCCGAGGACCTGAAACGCGACAGCGCCTCCGCCCTGCCGAAGCTGCACGGCGCGCTGCTGAAAAACGAACAGGACGTCCACCTCTTCGAACGCCTGGCCTTCATGGCCCGGCGCGACAGGTAG